Proteins from one Ricinus communis isolate WT05 ecotype wild-type chromosome 9, ASM1957865v1, whole genome shotgun sequence genomic window:
- the LOC8288360 gene encoding pleiotropic drug resistance protein 1 isoform X1 — translation MESDLYRAGSSVRRGDSLMWSNAAEIFSNSHGSQETDEEALIWAALSKLPTYDRLRKGILTSSIGGVREIKVHNLGLQERKSLVDRLVAVAEEDNENFLLKLRNRVDRVGIQIPTIEVRFEHLNIEAEAYVGGRALPTFFNYTANMVERILNSLHVISSKKKHLYILNNVSGIIKPSRMTLLLGPPSSGKTTLLLALAGKLDPTLKVILQNFYSLICSWSFFIIYCFLLTLWKFRLQVSGRVTYNGHGMNEFVPQRSAAYISQYDLHIGEMTVRETLAFSARCEGVGTRYDMLAELSRREKAMNIKPDPDIDVFMKAAAIEGEETSVVTDYILKVLGLEVCADTMVGDDMLRGISGGQRKRVTTGEMLVGPAKALFMDEISTGLDSSTTYQVVNSLKQYVHILKGTALISLLQPAPETYDLFDDIILLSDGHIVYQGPCEQVLEFFKHMGFKCPERKGVADFLQEVTSRKDQQQYWARRDVPYKFFTAKEFSEAFQSFHVGRELGDQLAVPYDKANSHRAALTTKKYGISKKELYKACFSREFLLMKRNSFFYIFKFSQLTIVALISMSLFVRTEMHRDSVADGVIYLGALSYIVTMVLFNGSAEISMTLAKIPVFYKQRDMLFYPAWAYALPAWILKIPVSFLEVVVLVFTTYYVIGFDPSVGRFFMQYLVLVFGNQMASGLFRCIAAVSRNMLITSTFGSFVQLIVFTLSGFVLSRDKINKWWTWAYWTSPMMYGQNAVVINEFLGKSWSHVLPNSTESLGVEVLKSRGIFTEAHWYWIGVGASVGFTLLFNFLYGLALTFLNPIDKPRAVASEELHDNEQGREGEAALPTNHESSFSHQTNNDVLKRSQSPRSANNNKIGMVLPFEPHSITFQEIIYSVEMPQEMKNHGVHEDKLVLLKGVSGAFRPGVLTALMGVSGAGKTTLMDVLAGRKTGGHIEGNITVSGYPKKQETFARISGYCEQNDIHSPHVTVYESLVFSAWLRLPSEVDERTRKMFTEEVIELLELNPLRRELVGLPGINGLSTEQRKRLTIAVELVANPSIIFMDEPTSGLDARAAAIVMRTVRNTVDTGRTVVCTIHQPSIDIFESFDELLLLKRGGEEIYVGPLGRHSCHLIEYFEGIEGVSKIKDGYNPATWMLEVTTPGQEVALGVDFARIYKNSELYRRNKVLIEELSKPVPGSRDLYFPTQYSQPFVTQCLACLWKQHRSYWCNPRYTAVRLIFTIFTGLVLGSMFWNLGMKTTNRQDLFNSMGSMFVAVMFLGSQNGSNVQPVIAVGRTVFYRERAAGMYSALPYAFAQVGIEIPYVFVQAVVYGAIAYAMMGFEWTAYKFFWYMFFTYCTFLFFTFYGMMVMALSPNQHVAAIISAAVYGMWNLFSGFIIPQPRMPVWWRWYYWACPVAWTLNGLVTSQYGDLKHTLETGETVEYFVRNYFGFRHDLLGAVAVIVLGFAVLFAFIFAVSIKMINFQKR, via the exons ATGGAAAGTGATCTTTATAGAGCAGGAAGCAGTGTAAGAAGAGGTGACTCTTTGATGTGGAGCAATGCTGCagaaatcttttcaaattctcatGGAAGTCAAGAGACTGACGAAGAGGCTTTAATATGGGCTGCACTGTCAAAACTTCCTACCTATGATCGATTGAGGAAGGGAATTCTAACATCTTCAATAGGTGGAGTCCGCGAGATTAAAGTTCACAATCTTGGATTGCAAGAAAGGAAGAGTTTGGTTGATAGATTGGTGGCAGTAGCTGAGGAGGATAATGAGAACTTCTTGTTAAAGCTCAGGAATCGTGTCGATAG AGTTGGAATCCAAATTCCTACCATTGAAGTCCGATTTGAGCATCTAAATATTGAAGCAGAAGCCTATGTAGGAGGCAGAGCTTTGCCTACATTCTTTAACTACACTGCTAATATGGTAGAG CGTATCTTGAATTCTCTACATGTAATTTCAAGTAAAAAGAAGCACCTCTACATCCTTAATAATGTTAGTGGCATCATCAAGCCATCAAG AATGACATTGCTTTTGGGTCCTCCAAGTTCTGGGAAGACAACACTTTTATTGGCTTTGGCTGGAAAGCTTGATCCTACTTTGAAGGTGATATTGCAGAATTTTTATAGCCTCATATGTTCTTGGAGtttctttatcatttattGCTTTTTATTGACTCTTTGGAAATTTCGGCTGCAGGTTTCGGGGAGAGTAACTTACAATGGCCATGGCATGAATGAGTTTGTACCCCAAAGAAGTGCTGCCTATATCAGTCAATATGATCTCCATATAGGAGAAATGACTGTAAGGGAGACCTTGGCCTTTTCTGCAAGATGTGAAGGTGTTGGCACCCGTTATG ATATGTTAGCAGAGTTATCAAGAAGAGAGAAAGCAATGAATATCAAGCCTGATCCTGATATTGACGTCTTCATGAAG GCAGCAGCAATAGAAGGTGAGGAGACCAGTGTGGTCACAGATTATATTCTGAAG GTTTTAGGACTGGAAGTCTGTGCAGATACAATGGTGGGGGATGACATGCTACGAGGCATTTCAGGAGGACAAAGGAAGCGTGTTACAACAG GGGAGATGCTTGTTGGACCAGCAAAAGCACTGTTTATGGATGAGATATCAACTGGCTTGGACAGCTCAACCACTTATCAAGTTGTAAACTCACTCAAGCAATATGTTCACATTCTTAAGGGAACTGCTCTCATCTCTCTCCTACAGCCAGCACCAGAGACTTATGATCTCTTTGACGACATTATTCTCCTATCAGATGGCCATATTGTTTACCAGGGACCTTGTGAACAAGTGCTTGAATTTTTCAAGCACATGGGTTTCAAGTGTCCTGAAAGAAAAGGGGTGGCCGATTTTTTGCAGGAA GTGACTTCAAGGAAAGATCAGCAACAATATTGGGCACGCAGAGATGTGCCTTACAAGTTTTTCACAGCCAAGGAATTTTCTGAGGCATTCCAGTCATTCCATGTAGGAAGAGAACTTGGAGATCAGCTAGCAGTTCCATATGACAAGGCCAATAGTCATAGAGCTGCTTTGACAACTAAAAAGTATGGTATTAGTAAGAAAGAGCTGTATAAAGCTTGCTTCTCTAGAGAATTCCTACTTATGAAGAGAAACTCATTTTTCTACATCTTCAAGTTTTCGCAG CTGACAATAGTGGCACTAATTTCAATGTCCCTCTTTGTGAGGACTGAGATGCATCGAGATTCTGTGGCAGATGGAGTAATTTACTTGGGTGCTTTGTCCTATATTGTGACTATGGTCCTGTTCAATGGCTCAGCAGAAATCTCCATGACTCTTGCAAAGATTCCTGTTTTCTACAAGCAAAGGGACATGCTATTCTATCCTGCATGGGCATATGCTCTTCCTGCATGGATCCTTAAAATCCCTGTGTCATTCTTAGAAGTTGTTGTACTGGTTTTCACTACCTACTATGTAATTGGATTTGATCCGAGTGTTGGAAG GTTTTTTATGCAATACCTTGTGCTTGTATTCGGTAACCAGATGGCTTCTGGGTTATTTCGATGCATTGCTGCAGTTAGCAGAAACATGCTTATTACTAGCACGTTTGGTTCATTTGTACAGCTTATTGTTTTCACTTTAAGTGGTTTTGTCCTGTCAAGAG acaaaataaacaaatggTGGACATGGGCTTACTGGACCTCGCCGATGATGTATGGGCAGAATGCAGTTGTAATTAATGAGTTCCTTGGAAAGAGTTGGAGTCAT GTTCTTCCAAATTCGACCGAGTCATTAGGAGTCGAAGTTTTGAAGTCTCGTGGGATTTTCACAGAAGCACATTGGTATTGGATTGGAGTTGGGGCATCGGTTGGATTCacacttttatttaatttcttatatggtCTAGCCCTCACTTTTCTGAATC CGATTGACAAGCCTCGGGCAGTAGCATCAGAAGAACTGCACGACAATGAACAAGGTAGAGAGGGCGAGGCGGCACTACCAACGAACCACGAAAGTAGCTTCAGTCACCAAACAAACAATG ATGTGCTTAAAAGAAGTCAGTCCCCCAGGTCCgctaataacaataaaataggAATGGTTCTTCCTTTTGAACCACATTCTATAACCTTCCAAGAGATTATCTACTCTGTCGAAATGCCTCAG GAGATGAAAAATCATGGTGTTCATGAAGATAAGCTGGTATTATTAAAGGGTGTTAGTGGTGCATTTAGGCCTGGTGTACTCACTGCTTTAATGGGTGTCAGTGGTGCTGGTAAAACCACTCTGATGGATGTGCTAGCTGGTAGGAAAACTGGTGGACATATTGAGGGGAACATCACAGTTTCTGGGTACCCAAAGAAGCAAGAAACATTTGCTAGAATTTCTGGGTACTGTGAACAAAATGATATTCACTCACCACACGTCACTGTCTACGAATCCTTGGTTTTCTCAGCTTGGCTTCGTCTTCCATCCGAAGTGGATGAAAGAACCAGAAAG ATGTTCACTGAGGAAGTTATTGAGCTTCTGGAACTGAATCCACTGAGGCGAGAATTAGTTGGATTGCCTGGTATAAATGGGCTGTCAACCGAGCAACGCAAGCGACTAACAATTGCTGTTGAGTTAGTGGCAAACCcgtcaattatttttatggatGAGCCAACATCAGGACTAGATGCAAGAGCTGCTGCAATTGTCATGAGAACAGTTAGGAACACAGTCGACACAGGAAGAACAGTTGTGTGCACCATTCATCAACCAAGCATCGACATCTTTGAATCTTTCGACGAG CTACTCCTATTAAAGCGGGGAGGAGAAGAAATATATGTAGGGCCACTCGGCCGTCATTCTTGCCATCTGATAGAGTACTTCGAG ggaATCGAAGGAGTCAGTAAGATCAAAGATGGTTATAATCCAGCAACCTGGATGTTGGAAGTTACCACTCCCGGACAAGAAGTAGCACTAGGTGTTGATTTTGCTCGTATATACAAGAACTCAGAACTATACAG GAGAAACAAAGTACTTATTGAAGAATTAAGCAAGCCTGTTCCTGGTTCAAGGGATCTATATTTCCCTACTCAATACTCGCAGCCATTTGTCACTCAATGCTTGGCATGCTTATGGAAACAACACAGGTCATACTGGTGCAACCCGCGATACACTGCTGTGAGACTCATATTTACAATCTTCACGGGCTTGGTTCTTGGGTCAATGTTCTGGAATCTTGGCATGAAGAC GACAAACAGACAAGACCTTTTTAATTCTATGGGTTCAATGTTCGTTGCTGTCATGTTCCTTGGGTCGCAAAATGGATCAAATGTGCAGCCTGTTATAGCGGTCGGACGAACAGTGTTTTATAGAGAAAGAGCTGCTGGAATGTACTCAGCCTTGCCGTATGCCTTTGCCCAA GTTGGAATTGAGATCCCCTATGTTTTTGTTCAAGCTGTAGTGTATGGTGCCATAGCATATGCAATGATGGGATTCGAATGGACAGCCTATAAATTCTTTTGGTATATGTTCTTCACATACTGCACATTCTTGTTCTTCACCTTCTATGGCATGATGGTCATGGCCTTATCACCGAACCAGCACGTTGCAGCTATCATCTCAGCTGCAGTTTACGGGATGTGGAACCTCTTTTCAGGATTCATAATCCCACAACCT
- the LOC8288360 gene encoding pleiotropic drug resistance protein 1 isoform X2, with protein sequence MESDLYRAGSSVRRGDSLMWSNAAEIFSNSHGSQETDEEALIWAALSKLPTYDRLRKGILTSSIGGVREIKVHNLGLQERKSLVDRLVAVAEEDNENFLLKLRNRVDRVGIQIPTIEVRFEHLNIEAEAYVGGRALPTFFNYTANMVERILNSLHVISSKKKHLYILNNVSGIIKPSRMTLLLGPPSSGKTTLLLALAGKLDPTLKVSGRVTYNGHGMNEFVPQRSAAYISQYDLHIGEMTVRETLAFSARCEGVGTRYDMLAELSRREKAMNIKPDPDIDVFMKAAAIEGEETSVVTDYILKVLGLEVCADTMVGDDMLRGISGGQRKRVTTGEMLVGPAKALFMDEISTGLDSSTTYQVVNSLKQYVHILKGTALISLLQPAPETYDLFDDIILLSDGHIVYQGPCEQVLEFFKHMGFKCPERKGVADFLQEVTSRKDQQQYWARRDVPYKFFTAKEFSEAFQSFHVGRELGDQLAVPYDKANSHRAALTTKKYGISKKELYKACFSREFLLMKRNSFFYIFKFSQLTIVALISMSLFVRTEMHRDSVADGVIYLGALSYIVTMVLFNGSAEISMTLAKIPVFYKQRDMLFYPAWAYALPAWILKIPVSFLEVVVLVFTTYYVIGFDPSVGRFFMQYLVLVFGNQMASGLFRCIAAVSRNMLITSTFGSFVQLIVFTLSGFVLSRDKINKWWTWAYWTSPMMYGQNAVVINEFLGKSWSHVLPNSTESLGVEVLKSRGIFTEAHWYWIGVGASVGFTLLFNFLYGLALTFLNPIDKPRAVASEELHDNEQGREGEAALPTNHESSFSHQTNNDVLKRSQSPRSANNNKIGMVLPFEPHSITFQEIIYSVEMPQEMKNHGVHEDKLVLLKGVSGAFRPGVLTALMGVSGAGKTTLMDVLAGRKTGGHIEGNITVSGYPKKQETFARISGYCEQNDIHSPHVTVYESLVFSAWLRLPSEVDERTRKMFTEEVIELLELNPLRRELVGLPGINGLSTEQRKRLTIAVELVANPSIIFMDEPTSGLDARAAAIVMRTVRNTVDTGRTVVCTIHQPSIDIFESFDELLLLKRGGEEIYVGPLGRHSCHLIEYFEGIEGVSKIKDGYNPATWMLEVTTPGQEVALGVDFARIYKNSELYRRNKVLIEELSKPVPGSRDLYFPTQYSQPFVTQCLACLWKQHRSYWCNPRYTAVRLIFTIFTGLVLGSMFWNLGMKTTNRQDLFNSMGSMFVAVMFLGSQNGSNVQPVIAVGRTVFYRERAAGMYSALPYAFAQVGIEIPYVFVQAVVYGAIAYAMMGFEWTAYKFFWYMFFTYCTFLFFTFYGMMVMALSPNQHVAAIISAAVYGMWNLFSGFIIPQPRMPVWWRWYYWACPVAWTLNGLVTSQYGDLKHTLETGETVEYFVRNYFGFRHDLLGAVAVIVLGFAVLFAFIFAVSIKMINFQKR encoded by the exons ATGGAAAGTGATCTTTATAGAGCAGGAAGCAGTGTAAGAAGAGGTGACTCTTTGATGTGGAGCAATGCTGCagaaatcttttcaaattctcatGGAAGTCAAGAGACTGACGAAGAGGCTTTAATATGGGCTGCACTGTCAAAACTTCCTACCTATGATCGATTGAGGAAGGGAATTCTAACATCTTCAATAGGTGGAGTCCGCGAGATTAAAGTTCACAATCTTGGATTGCAAGAAAGGAAGAGTTTGGTTGATAGATTGGTGGCAGTAGCTGAGGAGGATAATGAGAACTTCTTGTTAAAGCTCAGGAATCGTGTCGATAG AGTTGGAATCCAAATTCCTACCATTGAAGTCCGATTTGAGCATCTAAATATTGAAGCAGAAGCCTATGTAGGAGGCAGAGCTTTGCCTACATTCTTTAACTACACTGCTAATATGGTAGAG CGTATCTTGAATTCTCTACATGTAATTTCAAGTAAAAAGAAGCACCTCTACATCCTTAATAATGTTAGTGGCATCATCAAGCCATCAAG AATGACATTGCTTTTGGGTCCTCCAAGTTCTGGGAAGACAACACTTTTATTGGCTTTGGCTGGAAAGCTTGATCCTACTTTGAAG GTTTCGGGGAGAGTAACTTACAATGGCCATGGCATGAATGAGTTTGTACCCCAAAGAAGTGCTGCCTATATCAGTCAATATGATCTCCATATAGGAGAAATGACTGTAAGGGAGACCTTGGCCTTTTCTGCAAGATGTGAAGGTGTTGGCACCCGTTATG ATATGTTAGCAGAGTTATCAAGAAGAGAGAAAGCAATGAATATCAAGCCTGATCCTGATATTGACGTCTTCATGAAG GCAGCAGCAATAGAAGGTGAGGAGACCAGTGTGGTCACAGATTATATTCTGAAG GTTTTAGGACTGGAAGTCTGTGCAGATACAATGGTGGGGGATGACATGCTACGAGGCATTTCAGGAGGACAAAGGAAGCGTGTTACAACAG GGGAGATGCTTGTTGGACCAGCAAAAGCACTGTTTATGGATGAGATATCAACTGGCTTGGACAGCTCAACCACTTATCAAGTTGTAAACTCACTCAAGCAATATGTTCACATTCTTAAGGGAACTGCTCTCATCTCTCTCCTACAGCCAGCACCAGAGACTTATGATCTCTTTGACGACATTATTCTCCTATCAGATGGCCATATTGTTTACCAGGGACCTTGTGAACAAGTGCTTGAATTTTTCAAGCACATGGGTTTCAAGTGTCCTGAAAGAAAAGGGGTGGCCGATTTTTTGCAGGAA GTGACTTCAAGGAAAGATCAGCAACAATATTGGGCACGCAGAGATGTGCCTTACAAGTTTTTCACAGCCAAGGAATTTTCTGAGGCATTCCAGTCATTCCATGTAGGAAGAGAACTTGGAGATCAGCTAGCAGTTCCATATGACAAGGCCAATAGTCATAGAGCTGCTTTGACAACTAAAAAGTATGGTATTAGTAAGAAAGAGCTGTATAAAGCTTGCTTCTCTAGAGAATTCCTACTTATGAAGAGAAACTCATTTTTCTACATCTTCAAGTTTTCGCAG CTGACAATAGTGGCACTAATTTCAATGTCCCTCTTTGTGAGGACTGAGATGCATCGAGATTCTGTGGCAGATGGAGTAATTTACTTGGGTGCTTTGTCCTATATTGTGACTATGGTCCTGTTCAATGGCTCAGCAGAAATCTCCATGACTCTTGCAAAGATTCCTGTTTTCTACAAGCAAAGGGACATGCTATTCTATCCTGCATGGGCATATGCTCTTCCTGCATGGATCCTTAAAATCCCTGTGTCATTCTTAGAAGTTGTTGTACTGGTTTTCACTACCTACTATGTAATTGGATTTGATCCGAGTGTTGGAAG GTTTTTTATGCAATACCTTGTGCTTGTATTCGGTAACCAGATGGCTTCTGGGTTATTTCGATGCATTGCTGCAGTTAGCAGAAACATGCTTATTACTAGCACGTTTGGTTCATTTGTACAGCTTATTGTTTTCACTTTAAGTGGTTTTGTCCTGTCAAGAG acaaaataaacaaatggTGGACATGGGCTTACTGGACCTCGCCGATGATGTATGGGCAGAATGCAGTTGTAATTAATGAGTTCCTTGGAAAGAGTTGGAGTCAT GTTCTTCCAAATTCGACCGAGTCATTAGGAGTCGAAGTTTTGAAGTCTCGTGGGATTTTCACAGAAGCACATTGGTATTGGATTGGAGTTGGGGCATCGGTTGGATTCacacttttatttaatttcttatatggtCTAGCCCTCACTTTTCTGAATC CGATTGACAAGCCTCGGGCAGTAGCATCAGAAGAACTGCACGACAATGAACAAGGTAGAGAGGGCGAGGCGGCACTACCAACGAACCACGAAAGTAGCTTCAGTCACCAAACAAACAATG ATGTGCTTAAAAGAAGTCAGTCCCCCAGGTCCgctaataacaataaaataggAATGGTTCTTCCTTTTGAACCACATTCTATAACCTTCCAAGAGATTATCTACTCTGTCGAAATGCCTCAG GAGATGAAAAATCATGGTGTTCATGAAGATAAGCTGGTATTATTAAAGGGTGTTAGTGGTGCATTTAGGCCTGGTGTACTCACTGCTTTAATGGGTGTCAGTGGTGCTGGTAAAACCACTCTGATGGATGTGCTAGCTGGTAGGAAAACTGGTGGACATATTGAGGGGAACATCACAGTTTCTGGGTACCCAAAGAAGCAAGAAACATTTGCTAGAATTTCTGGGTACTGTGAACAAAATGATATTCACTCACCACACGTCACTGTCTACGAATCCTTGGTTTTCTCAGCTTGGCTTCGTCTTCCATCCGAAGTGGATGAAAGAACCAGAAAG ATGTTCACTGAGGAAGTTATTGAGCTTCTGGAACTGAATCCACTGAGGCGAGAATTAGTTGGATTGCCTGGTATAAATGGGCTGTCAACCGAGCAACGCAAGCGACTAACAATTGCTGTTGAGTTAGTGGCAAACCcgtcaattatttttatggatGAGCCAACATCAGGACTAGATGCAAGAGCTGCTGCAATTGTCATGAGAACAGTTAGGAACACAGTCGACACAGGAAGAACAGTTGTGTGCACCATTCATCAACCAAGCATCGACATCTTTGAATCTTTCGACGAG CTACTCCTATTAAAGCGGGGAGGAGAAGAAATATATGTAGGGCCACTCGGCCGTCATTCTTGCCATCTGATAGAGTACTTCGAG ggaATCGAAGGAGTCAGTAAGATCAAAGATGGTTATAATCCAGCAACCTGGATGTTGGAAGTTACCACTCCCGGACAAGAAGTAGCACTAGGTGTTGATTTTGCTCGTATATACAAGAACTCAGAACTATACAG GAGAAACAAAGTACTTATTGAAGAATTAAGCAAGCCTGTTCCTGGTTCAAGGGATCTATATTTCCCTACTCAATACTCGCAGCCATTTGTCACTCAATGCTTGGCATGCTTATGGAAACAACACAGGTCATACTGGTGCAACCCGCGATACACTGCTGTGAGACTCATATTTACAATCTTCACGGGCTTGGTTCTTGGGTCAATGTTCTGGAATCTTGGCATGAAGAC GACAAACAGACAAGACCTTTTTAATTCTATGGGTTCAATGTTCGTTGCTGTCATGTTCCTTGGGTCGCAAAATGGATCAAATGTGCAGCCTGTTATAGCGGTCGGACGAACAGTGTTTTATAGAGAAAGAGCTGCTGGAATGTACTCAGCCTTGCCGTATGCCTTTGCCCAA GTTGGAATTGAGATCCCCTATGTTTTTGTTCAAGCTGTAGTGTATGGTGCCATAGCATATGCAATGATGGGATTCGAATGGACAGCCTATAAATTCTTTTGGTATATGTTCTTCACATACTGCACATTCTTGTTCTTCACCTTCTATGGCATGATGGTCATGGCCTTATCACCGAACCAGCACGTTGCAGCTATCATCTCAGCTGCAGTTTACGGGATGTGGAACCTCTTTTCAGGATTCATAATCCCACAACCT